Sequence from the Curtobacterium sp. MCLR17_007 genome:
AGCTCGACCAGCGCGGGCCAGTCGTCGAGCGACGCACCGTCACGGTGCAGCCCCGTGTCGACGCCGAGGTGCACGCGCGCCGGCCGCTGGTCGACCGCGTCGACGATGCGCTGCAGCTCGGCGACGTTCGAGACGCCGAGGTCGACGGCCGAGTCGATCGCGTCGCGGAAGTCGAGTCCGGGGTCGTGCTGCCACGTGAACAGGTGGACGTCCTCGCCCACACCGATCGCCCGCAACCGGAGCGCGGCGGGCACGGTCAGCACCCCGATCCAGCGGACACCGGCGTCCACCGCGGCGAGCGCGATCGGCTCGAGTCCGTGCCCGTACGCGTCGGCCTTCATGATCGCCATCACCTCGACGGGGTCCATCCAGTCGCGGACCAGGTCGAGGTTGGCGCGGTAGGCGTCCAGGTCGATGACCGCCTGGCGCAGGGGCGCGCTCACGTCGTCCTCCGTTCGATGCTCTGCCCGAGTCGGGCGACCACCTCGTAGTTGATCGTCCCGACCGCGGCGGCCCACTCCTCGACCGCCGGGTCGCCGTTCGCGGGGTCGCCCCACAGCACGACCTCGTCGCCCACGCTGACCTCGGCGTCACCGATGTCGACGTGCATCGCGTTCATCGCGACCCGGCCGACCACCGGGAACCGACGGTCACCGATGCGGACGGAGACGCGGTTGCCGAACGCACGGTCGAACCCGTCGGCGTACCCGAGCCCGATGACGGCCAGTCGTGTGTCGGTCTGGGCACGCCAGGTGTACCCGTAGCTGACGCCGTCACCGGCCGGCACCACGACCGTCCGGAGGACCGAGGCGGTCAGGCGCATCGCGGGGCGCAGGCCGAGGTCGGCGGACGTCCGGTCGGCGAACGGGCTGAGGCCGTACAGCGCGATGCCGACACGGGCCAGGTCACGGCGGGTCTCGGGCAGCGCGATGCCCGCGGCACTGGCAGCCAGGTGCACGACGTCGGGGCGGATGCCGCGCGCGGCCAGTCCGTCGAGTGCCCGCTGCAGCGCGGCGTCCTGGTCGAGGTCGTCGGTGCGCGAGGCGTTCGACAGGTGCGACATCAGCCCCTCGACCCGGGTCCGGGCACCGCTGCGGGCGAGGGCACCGGCGCGGTCGAAGAGCTCGGGCCACTCGGACTCGACGGCACCGTTCCGGCTGAGTCCCGTGTCGACGCAGACGTGCACGGCGGGGACCTCGGCGTCGGCCGCGCTCGAGAGCTGCTCGACGCTCGACACCGCCGGGGTGATGCCGTACTGCGCGGCGCGCCGGAAGTCCTCGTCCGGGGCGTGCAGCCAGGCGAGGATCCGCACGCCCTCGTCGATGCCGGCCTGCCGCAGCGCGATGCCCTCGTCGATGTCGGCGACGCCGAGCCACTCCGCGCCGGCGTCGACGAACGCCCGGGCGGCGTCAGCCGCACCGTGTCCGTACCCGTTCGCCTTGACGACCGCGACGACGCCGGACGGGGCCACCTGGTCGGCGACGGTCGCGTAGTTGGCGATCAGGGCCTCCCTGTCGACCGTGATGCCCGTGAACGCACTCACTTCGCCCTCCCCCCGACGATCAGGGACAGAACCGCCGCCTGGCGATCGACCGTGATGCCCGTGAACGCACTCAAACCCTGTCCCCTGTTCCTTCCAACACCACGAACGCCGTCGCGATCCCACCGTCATGCGAGAGCGACAGGTGCACCGAGGTGACCCCACGCGCTGTCGCGACCTGCTGTGCCTCGGCGTGGAGCGCCAGTGACGGGTTCCGCTGGTCGTCCGAGACGACCTCGAGGTCCTGCCAGCTCAGCCCCGCGCTCGACCCGAACGCCTTGATCAGCGCCTCTTTCGCGGCGAACCGCGCCGCGAGCGAGGCGACCGGGCGCGGCTCGCCGTCCCGCACCTGCTCGGACGGGGTGAACAGACGTGTCCGCATGGCCGGCGTGCGCGTCAGCACCCGCTCGAACCGTTCCAGGTCGACGACGTCGACCCCGATGCCGATGATCACGACGCGACTACTCGACGGTGACCGACTTCGCGAGGTTGCGTGGCTGGTCGACGTCCAGGCCCTTGGCGGCCGCGAGCTCCATGCCGAACATGTGCAGCGGCGCGACGGCGAGCAGCGGCTCGAACAGCGGCGTCGCGAGTGGGATCCGCAGGACCTCGTCGGCGAAGGGCAGCACGGCGGCGTCACCTTCTTCGGCGATGGCGATCACCCGGGCGCCGCGTGCGCGGATCTCCTGGATGTTCGACACGACCTTCGGGTGCAGCGATCGGGCGTCACGGGGCGACGGGACGATCACGAAGACGATCTGCCCCGGCTCGATCAGCGCGATCGGACCGTGCTTCAGCTCGCCGGCCGCGAAGCCCTCGGCGTGGATGTAGGCGAGCTCCTTGAGCTTGAGCGCACCCTCGAGGGCGATGGGGTACCCGACGTGGCGGCCGAGGAACAGCACGCTGCGGGTGTCCGCCATCCACTTCGCCAGCTCGGCGACCCCGGCGGCGTCCTCGATGGTCTGCTGCAGCTTGGCCGGCAGCCCCTCGAGCTCCGTGACCTGCTCGGCGATCTGCTCGGCCGTCATCGTGCCGCGCAGCGTCGCCAGGTGCAGCCCGAGCAGGTACAGCGCGACGCCCTGCGCCAGGAAGGCCTTGGTCGACGCGACGGCGACCTCGGGGCCAGCGTGGGTGTAGATGACCGCGTCGGACTCGCGCGGGATGGTCGCCCCCTGGGTGTTGCAGATCGAGAGGACCTGCGCGCCCTGCTCTCGCGCGTACTTGACGGCCATGAGCGTGTCCATGGTCTCGCCGGACTGGCTGATCGACACCACGAGCGTGTTCTCGTCGAGCACCGGGTCGCGGTACCGGAACTCGTGCGCCAGCTCGACCTCGACCGGCACGCGTGCCCACTGCTCGATGGCGTACTTGCCGAGCATGCCCGCGTACGCCGCAGTGCCGCACGCGATGACGATGACGCGGTCGACGTGCTGCAGGCGCTCGGCGATCGGCTCGAGGTCCGTCAGGGTCACGGCCCCCTCGTGCACGCGGCCGAGGATCGTCTTGGCGACCGCCTCGGGTTCCTCGCTGATCTCCTTCGCCATGAACGAGGACCAGCCGCCCTTGTCGGCGGCCGAGGCGTCCCAGTTGACCTCGAACTCGCTCGGGGTGGCCGGGGTGCCGTCGAAGTGGATGACGTCGACGCCGTCGGGGCGGATCGTGGCGATCTCGTCCTGTCCGATCGACAGCGCGCGCTGCGTGTGGGCGACGAACGCCGCCACGTCCGAGCCCATGAAGTTCTCGCCGTCGCCGAGTCCGACGACGAGGGGCGAGTTGCGACGGGCGCCCACGACGACACCCGGCTGGTCGGCGTGCACGACCAGCAGCGTGAACGCGCCGTCGAGTCGCTGGACGGCCTGCTGCATGGCGGCGGTCAGGTCACCGGTGTCGCGGAACGCGCGGGCGACGAGGTGTGCGGCGACCTCGGAGTCGGTCTCGCTGAGGAACTCGACGCCCTCGGCGACCAGCTCGTCCCGCAGCGAGGAGAAGTTCTCGATGATGCCGTTGTGGATGAGCGCGAGCTTGCCGCCGTCGGCCAGGTGCGGGTGCGCGTTCTCGTCGGTCGGGCCGCCGTGGGTCGCCCAGCGGGTGTGGCCGATGCCGGTGCCGCCGTCGGCGATGGGGTGCGCGTCGAGTTCGTCGACCAGGGCCTGGAGCTTGCCCGCCTTCTTCGCCGAGGTCAGGTCACCGGCGGGGTCGATGACCGCGATGCCGGCCGAGTCGTACCCGCGGTACTCCAGCCGACGCAGACCCCCCAGGAGCACGTCCGTGCTGCTGTTGCTGCCGACGTAGCCCACGATTCCACACATGGCGACGATCCTACGATGCGCCCGGCGCAACGCACTGCGAAGGAGCAGGCCCCGGGGATACCGTGACCCACATGGGACGTTTCGACGAGATCGCCATCACCACGCTGCACGGCGAGCAGACCACCTTCGGCGAGTACGGCGACAAGGCGGTGCTCGTGGTGAACGTCGCGTCGCGCTGCGGGCTCGCGCCGCAGTACGAGCAGCTCGAGGAGCTCCAGAAGACCTACGGACCGCGCGGCTTCACGGTCCTGGGGTTCCCGAGCAACCAGTTCCTGCAGGAGCTCGGTTCATCCGAGGCCATCGACGAGTACTGCTCCACCACGTGGGGCGTAACGTTCCCGATGTCCGAGAAGGTCAAGGTGAACGGCATGGGCGCCCACCCCCTCTACAAGGAGCTCAAGCAGACGCCGGACGCCAGCGGCAAGGCGGGGCGCGTCATCTGGAACTTCGAGAAGTTCCTGGTCGCCCCGGACGGCACCGTCTCCCGCTTCCGCCCGACGACCAAGCCGGACGCCCCCGAGGTCATCGCCGCCATCGAGGCGGCGCTGCCCGCCTGAGCGGTCGCGCCCAGCGCGACCACGGCACCGGACGGGAGGCTCCGGTCACCCGCGCCGGTCGGCGCACGTGATCCTCCCCATCGGGCACGGCCGGCCCGCCGCTGGCGCGTCGGTCCGGAACCGGCCGACGTGGGCCCCGCCTCCCGTCTGTACGCTCGATCCCATGCCGATCCCGGAGACCACCGTCGCGCACCCCACCCCCTTCGTGGAGATCCCGCGCGCGGAGTGGGCGCAGCTCGCACCGAAGGAGCACCTCTCCCTGACCGAGACGGAGATCGTCCAGCTCCGGGGCCTCGGCGACCGGCTCG
This genomic interval carries:
- a CDS encoding glutathione peroxidase, translating into MGRFDEIAITTLHGEQTTFGEYGDKAVLVVNVASRCGLAPQYEQLEELQKTYGPRGFTVLGFPSNQFLQELGSSEAIDEYCSTTWGVTFPMSEKVKVNGMGAHPLYKELKQTPDASGKAGRVIWNFEKFLVAPDGTVSRFRPTTKPDAPEVIAAIEAALPA
- the alr gene encoding alanine racemase, which gives rise to MSAFTGITVDREALIANYATVADQVAPSGVVAVVKANGYGHGAADAARAFVDAGAEWLGVADIDEGIALRQAGIDEGVRILAWLHAPDEDFRRAAQYGITPAVSSVEQLSSAADAEVPAVHVCVDTGLSRNGAVESEWPELFDRAGALARSGARTRVEGLMSHLSNASRTDDLDQDAALQRALDGLAARGIRPDVVHLAASAAGIALPETRRDLARVGIALYGLSPFADRTSADLGLRPAMRLTASVLRTVVVPAGDGVSYGYTWRAQTDTRLAVIGLGYADGFDRAFGNRVSVRIGDRRFPVVGRVAMNAMHVDIGDAEVSVGDEVVLWGDPANGDPAVEEWAAAVGTINYEVVARLGQSIERRTT
- the glmS gene encoding glutamine--fructose-6-phosphate transaminase (isomerizing); the protein is MCGIVGYVGSNSSTDVLLGGLRRLEYRGYDSAGIAVIDPAGDLTSAKKAGKLQALVDELDAHPIADGGTGIGHTRWATHGGPTDENAHPHLADGGKLALIHNGIIENFSSLRDELVAEGVEFLSETDSEVAAHLVARAFRDTGDLTAAMQQAVQRLDGAFTLLVVHADQPGVVVGARRNSPLVVGLGDGENFMGSDVAAFVAHTQRALSIGQDEIATIRPDGVDVIHFDGTPATPSEFEVNWDASAADKGGWSSFMAKEISEEPEAVAKTILGRVHEGAVTLTDLEPIAERLQHVDRVIVIACGTAAYAGMLGKYAIEQWARVPVEVELAHEFRYRDPVLDENTLVVSISQSGETMDTLMAVKYAREQGAQVLSICNTQGATIPRESDAVIYTHAGPEVAVASTKAFLAQGVALYLLGLHLATLRGTMTAEQIAEQVTELEGLPAKLQQTIEDAAGVAELAKWMADTRSVLFLGRHVGYPIALEGALKLKELAYIHAEGFAAGELKHGPIALIEPGQIVFVIVPSPRDARSLHPKVVSNIQEIRARGARVIAIAEEGDAAVLPFADEVLRIPLATPLFEPLLAVAPLHMFGMELAAAKGLDVDQPRNLAKSVTVE
- a CDS encoding holo-ACP synthase — protein: MIIGIGVDVVDLERFERVLTRTPAMRTRLFTPSEQVRDGEPRPVASLAARFAAKEALIKAFGSSAGLSWQDLEVVSDDQRNPSLALHAEAQQVATARGVTSVHLSLSHDGGIATAFVVLEGTGDRV